Genomic DNA from Fusarium oxysporum Fo47 chromosome IX, complete sequence:
AGATGTTGCCGGTGTCTTTAACGATGACGTTGGCGCAGAAGCCGAGGAAGATGCCGACGACGACCCAGAGCTGCCAGAACATGACGAGGGCGCCGCGGACGCGGGCGGGCGCCATCTCGGCGGAGTAGATGGGGACGGTGGCGTTTTTGGCGCCGATGCCGATGCCCATTACGAAGCGCACGGCGAAGAGCTCTTGCCATGAGTGGGTGAAGCCGGAGGCGATGGGGGTGGCGGTGAGACAGCAGGCCGTGATGAAGATTTCACCGCGACGACCGAAGTAGTGGTTCAGCGGATCAACGATGAAAGCGCCACTGTACTCGTTAGCAACTGCTCACTCAAACTGGTTGTAGTTGATAGACTTACATCAAACCAGCAGTCAAGAAGATAATCGAGTTAACAAGTCCAACAATCCACTGATCACGAACACTGTTCTCCTCATCAAGCCCGAACTCCTGGGGAAATGACAAGTTGGCACCGTTGGAACCAGTCTGATCCCAACCCTGAGTCGCCGCGCCAATAGCACACAGAGAGATAGAGTACCAGAGCATCTTCGGTCCGTGCCATTTATGATCGCGCTCGTACTCGAGGGCCTGGCGCTCATCttccttgagctctttgaCCATGTTGAATTGCTCCTGGTCGCGAGCGACGAGGGCGGCGCGGGAGAAGAGTTCTGCGTGTTCGGAGAGGCCATGTGTTTCAGCAAAGACACGCGCATCGTGGGCTGCTTGTTCAGGTGTGACGCGCTACAAACATCAATGTCAGTAATTGAAGATAAATTGTATACGCCAATTGAAGTGATAGGTGAGTATCATATCAATTGGGTTGGGGTCATCATCGccgagcttcttggcgatTTGACTAAGAAAGCTCGGCGATGAGCCAAGAGATCGCCAAGCGTACCTTGAGTGGATTCTCAACGATGTTCACGGCAGTCGAACCACGACGACCTGTAGCACTGGGCGGCAGATCATGGCTATGGCCAAGACCATCTTTCTCATTGTGAGACGCCTGAGGGACGTCAGGGCCCAATTCCTTGTTATCCATTGTATTTTATGAGTCTTGATgcaaagatgagaagaaagtGTGAAGGACTGAAGAGCCAAGAAAAAAGAAACGGCCAAGGGTAGATTAAATAACTTGGCAATTGAGATGCAGGTGAGACCTGGGGCGGATGAGTTTGGATAGGATCATCGCTCATCCCCGGTTCATCCCCATCCtctgagcttgaggagccGGTCTAAGCTTGGATGGAGGGAGGACGATGGTGGGCGGGCGTTTAAGCGTATCCACCACATGCACCTTGGAGATGTCTGACCACCAGAATTCGGAGATGGACTTGGGAATTGTGGAAACGTTAAGGTTATTGTCTCGGAATGAACCAGGGGTTCTTCTTTATTCTCTTGTCTGGGGTTACACTGAATGCTCCGATGTTGAACACGGGAGTTGACAGGGTAACTTTCCATTCCAACGGGTGATTCCATCCTTCACTGTATCTCTGAATTACCACTGACACCAACATTGAATAACAACTGTCACTGTCTGACAATCTCTGGTATGAGAGCAGTATCAAACGACAACGATCTCAACTCACCTCCTCTTTTCCCCATGGAGATCCCTCATAAAAATTGGAGAAGCTGTCTCCGCTACAACGAATCATCTGGACGTCTCCACGCGCTAGCAAAAAGCCGCTGAACACCTTGAAATTTGGGGTCTGGGGATTGCTTGCGGGTTAAAGGCGATACGTACCGATTTATTCGGCTGCCTAAACGTCATCGGATAAGCGGCACATATGACGTAGTGGAGACACTTGCCAAGGCATCCATATTCTTTCCCTTCCAAGTGGAGATATCCTCCAGGCATCCAAATAAAAATACAGTAGCGCTGCCCATAGCTCTCTCAATTTGCAGCCATTTTGAACATTTTATGGTCTGAGAATGACTTGAGTAAAATTGTTGAGAAATATCCCTCAAGTCTAGAAGCTCGTTGTTGAAAAGTTTGATCTATTTGCCGTTGTATAACTTGCTCTTGGTTATGTGCAGTGTAACACCACCGAGACATGCGCTAAACTGTAATGGTTAAATGTtcagtgaggatgaggccATCGACGCTCGTTTTTGCCGTTTTGAGAGATTGGTGCGACGGTGGAATAAGGGTGCCTAAACGGAACGATCGGACTTGTTTGGGTCTTGGCTTGTGCAAGCTCTTCGCGACCGATCTTGGTGAGAGCGTTGGTGAGATGGCGGGGTTTTAGACTGATCCCAATGTTTGTTGAAATGCGGAGATGGAATGAACAACGCCTGATGATCTTGATCAACACATTTCAATTAACTAGTGCTGAATAACGGGCGTTGATCATGTCTGTCATCGGACTCTCTCGGTGTTTGGTCACTTAACTGGACAAACGCTCACTCCATCGTTGCTCCATGATCATCATCCCCAGATTGTTGCTGATCTATGACCCCCAGATTATCAACACGATACCCTCAGACATTCGCGATCTTCACCAGGATAGCAATACCACATATACTACTGTGATACTCGATCTTGCATTGTTTCATGCCAAAAGATCAGGCAGCTGAGTTGTATCGGACCTTTTGCACCGTAACCTTAAACTTAAGCTTACGGGTATAAAGTGGCTGCACCACCAGCCGCACTCTTCTATGTGATATTCACCCAACGCTTTTGCAGTAACTTGTTAGAGAAATAATTGAGGGCATCGTCAAAAAAACGATGTCACCGGGAATGCAAGCTTTACGCCCGCCCTTTCATCGTTGCTTGAGCTGTCACGCATGCTTGGCAGAACCCCACTACGTCATAGCCTCGCAATTATTCCCGCTTACATCCTTGTGAGCAAAATCCAGATTTGAGATGAGGGGAACCTGGGGTAATCGCGTGAGCACTAGACATTATTGAACTATGAGTGTGAAGTACAGATTCTAGCTGCGAGATATTTATCTATCTGGCCTTAATTTCCTTCAAAGAGAGGGCATTCTACAGCGGATCAGAAAAACTCGTCAACAGGGTAGGTAACCGAAAAACCACCTTAGATAATAAGCACAGAGGATAGAGGAGACATTTTGTGACTGGAAAGGCAGATTGAGATGTAAATTTCAACTGTCTTGCTTCCATAGAATTTAGTAATTAACTTATCTTTGTCGACCTGAGGCCTGATACTGTTAAGGTATTggttcttgagctctttTGGATGGTTGGCATCTACCGTGCGCAACTTTTACAACAGCACTGAATTCTAGACCCAAGGGTGGGTGAAGAAGGTATAAATTCCATCGTACGCGTCGGCAAGTACGAATCCGAAAATTCGTCTCTTAACATATACACAAGGATGAAATTTCCTCCAAATTGAACATTAATCTGTGAACCATTACCTAAACCTCGGAAGTATCACATAACGCAAGATATACTGAGCCTGAGAGAATCTAATAGTTATCGCACATGCTGGCTGTTATTCTCAAGGATGAAATGGATAGTATTATTTGCTGAAATGTCTTGGAATATCATAATAATAATGTAATGCGTTTATCAACAAAGCCACCAGCATCGAACGCACAGTAGGAACAAGGTGATCGCGAGTCCAGATTCCATTGGGTATTGTCCTTTTAGTTCACAACCAATCATTGTATCGAGTGCTGACTGTATCAGGCCTCAAATGAATATTCTGTTAGGTGAGTGGAGAACATAAACGTTTCTTAACGTTAATACTGCTTATAGAGCATGAGTATGAACTGAAGCTAGGGCTCATGCGGAAGGAAATTTACTATCTTCATACAAATGAGATTACACTAGTCAAGATCAAGTCGTGCATCTTATGGAAATGAAGCAGTAGGATTGCTTACTCAGATGCTCAGATATCGGAAACTTATGTGATTCTGCAAGGTCGTAAGCGGATACATCGCGGAAACATTGGACATGGCTGTATATCAGAAGCTTTACTGCCTATGGTGTATGTCCATGAATCTCTTGAACATAGAAACATATCCATTCCAGAACCCATTACTACTGCCATCAGTCGCATCATGAATGCCCCAGAGTCCGACCGAACCTTCTCGCCCAAGCAGGCCTTGAAGCCTACACCAGAACTCTATAGTGAGATCGTCGGTGATGGCATGGAACGACTCGCTGCTGCTTCTCTATCCTGTATTGGGTCATTCGATGATTCCGAAGTCATCTTTCACGATGTTGGTTGCGGCCTCGGAGCCGGTACCGAAGCTATCACGAGTTTGAAACAAGACAATATTGTCATCAAAGGCACCGACATTAACGACGATGTTTTGGAAATATACCGACAGAACATAGCTAAAAGCCAGTGGCCTGCCGAGGCTCTGAAAATGGACGCGTCGAACCTTGAATTCCCTGACGAGACGTTCACTCACTGTATTGGCAATGCGATGTTGTTTGTTCTCCCAAATGATGGCGTCGATGCGATCAAGGAGATGCGCCGAACCTTGAAGCAAGGCGGCACTGCCATTCTCAACTCATGGGCCCATACGCCAACTATTCCTGCGATTCATgcagcagccaagaagacTCGACCGGCTGGTACGCCTCTGCCACGAGAAGGGCTGGATAAATGGGAGGACAAAGAATTCTTGCGGGATGTCATCATCAAAGGAGGGTTTGAACCGGAGAAAGTGAATTTCATCCAGAAGGATGTTCATGTTACTATTGGAGATCTCAAACGTTTTGCGACTATGATATGGAGCTTTATTGGGGGTACTTCCAAGGCGGGATGGCTTGAGTCGGATGAGGAGAACTGGGATATAGCAGTTAATGCAGTCGTGGAGGCGCTGACTCAGACGGAAGGGTATaagaagcttgaggatggcaagaacaagatcatGTTCCAGGCTCATGTTGCCGTTGCTACCAAGTAGATCATACAGAGCCAAGATTTCACTGCCGGATAAATTTCTGACCAGGCAAGAAATAACAGCAATTAGTCACATCATTCAGTTGCATGAAAAGACACTTTTTTAATGGCCTATATCTCAATATATCGTTACCTAATTCTCCCTATTCGCAAAAGCGCCTGTATCCCTTCTGATCTCCTCCTTGCCTTGTGTACCTCCCCGACCACCAGGCTTCCCAGTTACAGACTGAGGAATGTCATGACCTGTCGCACTGATTCCCTCACCAACACCAGACTCTCGGCCCTCAGAAGCTGAAAGGACAGCGTTGTCTGCTGCGCCAGCCAGATCGGATGAGCCAAGACCGCCTGCGGCCTCACCATCGCGTTGATGGGGGTTGGGCACGGAACTGATCGTGTTTTGATTGCCGGCATCGCCAGGAACTGAATTATATGTCAATATTGGGAGTGTATTCGGTTTGAGGGGAGGAACTGACTGGATGTGCCATCCTTGGCCATGTCGAACAGATCTCCGCCTTGCTTGGAATCAGACATATTGTAATTTAGTAACTTTGGGGTTGAATATAGTTTTTATTGATAGTAGGTAATAGTAAGAAGTGATATGAGCTTAGATAGAGCATAGAGAAGAGAAATGGTATTTATGGTAGTGATGCTATCAAGGTCCTTTCATGATGTCATGATCTCATTCTCAGCACGCTCATCAATCGCATCGTCGTGACGTCAAAATCCCGAATCACTGACGCATCGATATTATGGAGTCGACGTATTCAATGCTTTAGAAATCCATTCTTGCTATGTGATTTAATTGTATGGAAGATTGGCTCAGACTCACAATCGCATGCATCGTCAGCTCTTCCTCTGTCCCCGGTGACCAAACCAAACCAGCTCTCATCATAAGCCTTTCCCCCTTACGCGCCCGATCGAGCTAGAATCTTCTTAAGTTCATCTTTCCAAAGACTAGCCATGATGTAGCTATCATGTCCACTAGTCTCATTGCTTGCAGGAATAGTAACTGCTCGGCCATATCCAGGCGTCATGTCGTTCGCGATACCGTCCTCCAAGAATCCGAGTTCACTCGGGTTCAGCAAGTCATCGGCAGTATTGACAGCAGTCAAAGGAACCCTAATATTCTTAAGACCTGCTTTGGGATTGTAGGTTTGAGATGCGTTCCAAGCATAGAGTTGATCATTGGCATCAAAATCTTCAAGCCGAGGAATGATGCGATCGTCAACGTACTTATCCATGGCTTCACGAGTAGGGAATTCTCGCTGCCAATATGAAGGAGACGAAAGAAGGACAAGTTGAATCATGAGTGCACCTCCAAGGCCAGCAGCTGGCTGCTTCTCATAATCGCCACCTTTCCATGGTGGATCAATCGTGATAAGCTCAGTGATGAACTTCCGAAACAGCCGATTATGGCCAGCTATCTCAACTGGGAAGGAAGCAATAGGCATCAAGGCATCCGAAAAGCCTGGATATTCTCCGCCCATCATCCAAGTGTGCATACCGCCCATCGAAACACCAAGCGTCAGACGGGTCCGGTTAAGTTTGAAGTGCTCAGTCAAAAGGAGGTGGTCCGCACGAATCATGTCAGGATACTGATACTTTGGAAACGAGGCGCGAAGGCCAGTGTTGCTAGGCTTACTTGAGTTCCCGTGACCGATGGCATCgcgcatgatgatgaagtacTCATTGGCGTCGAGAGGCTGGCCTGGGTTGAAAAGGGCACCAGCGAACTCTTCCACGAGAAACTGGGCGCTAGAACCAGTGGTTCCATGGAGGAGAACAACGGCGTTGTTGGATCCATCGGAATTGACTTTTAGCTCACCGAGGGTCTGATAGCTGATGTTCAGGGAGTCGATGATCTCGCCAGAGTCAAAGGTGAAGTCCTCGATGTTGAAGCTTCCACGGGAGGGCTTTGGCCACAATGCCTTAGCGCAAATGAGGGGCGATAAGAGTGCCAGAGAGAGGATTGCTTTGGTCCAAGATTTCATGGTCGCGGTGGCAGTGATGCTGGTGAGGCAAGATGTAAGGATACGAGATATGGCTGTTGGGATTGGAAGCCCGAGTGCTGCTGATTAGATGAGCATTGGATAGATGATTCAAACTACGAGGACTTAATACAGTTTATATACTCAAAATTATTGGTCTTATAGATTGAAGTTGGCATTCATTCTGCGCATGACGATTATCGAGACATAAGCGAAAGCGAGCTTATACAACATGATGTCCAATCAGGgccaagaaagaaagaaagaccTAGCCAGAACGCCGCCAGTATTAAATAAAATGTCTGTGAGGAAGCGTACGTGAGTGGGTAGAAGTGAGAATAGACTCAAGGCCTCGCACATGAAGACAGCCGCGAAAGATCAAGTGACCCGAATGCGAACTTGCAATCGGATATTAGACCTCAAACTTGTGGTCCTTAGTCTCCTGTCCACCAAAAGAATTAAGAATGCTTCGACAACTCCATAGGACCAGGAAATGAATGCGAAGTCCGTAGGTAGTCATGGTGGCTGAGCAGGCTGACGTCGTGAGATCATGTGATGTAAGCACCAAAAGATCTGCTGCTCCTACGACTCTAGGCAGAGGACGACTTTCACTCAGAATTTGTTTGTCACACGAAGTAAGGTTGTGAAAGTCTTGTTCTATCTCTGCCTTGTCGTTTTTGCAAGTGCAATGTTGACCTAGTACTGAGCCCGTCGACCCTAGATGCTTTCTTCGTCCAGACAACGATCCGTCATCAATATCTACATGATTTGCAAAAGTAGAAGGTCAAGCGAGGGTTCTTCTAAGAAGAGAGGGTTGCGATAATCTAGAACTGCTTCGTTACAGAGCTTATAAAGTTATCAaacgtcaagatcaagatccaAATGGCGTATGAACTGAAGTGAACTGAGTTAAAGTACGCGGATCAGAGCAAGTGACTTCATTATTGGAtttaaagtattatctaTTTTTAAATGTGATGAAATCGACCCAGATGCGCGCGGTTTGGATGCATAAGGCTGTGTAAAGCTGATGACAGGGCAGATCCACCATCGCGTCTAGATATGCTGACGGGCAAGATGACTCATTTTCAGCATGACTCATCACATAATGCCCTATAAAGTCCTCCAATGTTGGGGACTTCCAGCATATACAACTCGATACGAAAATCAATACGACTTAGTGCCAGTGTTGTTAGCAGAAAAGCCGTCACGATGTGTATGCACGACCATCAAGAAGGCGCGGCATCAGAGCCGTCGCCGGACCACGCAGAGCCATTTCCTTGGCATATTGGAGTTTTTGACGCTCACAATCACATTGGCGAACGAGTGAACTCCGTATCCGAATTGCTGAGTATGAAATCTCGGGCAGTAGCAATTATGGCAACGCGAACTCAAGACCAGCCTCTGATTGCCTCAATCGCCAAATCTCACGGCGTCAAAGGCCCGGGCTGCTTGTCCCAAGACAAAACGACCGTTATCGCAGGCTATGGAAGGCATCCATGGTTCTGTCATGAACTATTTGACGACTCGTCAGAGACTCCGACATACGTACCGTCCGATGACGTCGAGGATGCGAAGGCGCAACACTACAAGGCTGTCCTTTCACCAGGTCCAATAGATCCAGCCTTCTGGGGCGATCTCCCAATACCGATAGCCCTCTCTACTTTTATCGCTGAAACTCGAGCTCGATTGATCGAAGACCCATGCGCCATGGTCGGAGAGATTGGTATTGATAAACCCTTCCGACTGCCTATGCAGTGGACGGATCCCAAGCCAGACCCAGATCCAGACCGTACACCAGGAGGTCGTCAGAGGAGACCACTCAGTCAGCATCGCATCAACCTTACTCATCAAAAAGCTGTGTTCATGGCGCATCTCAAACTAGCAGGGGAGCTTGGAAGACCCGTTAGTGTTCATGGCGTGCAAGTCCATGGGATTCTTTACGATGCTTTGACCAAGTGTTGGAAGGGTCATGAACTTCGCGGTCGGCGCTCAAgagacaaagagaagaaagagggaAAGGCTGAACAGCAGCCGGGAGACGCTCCAAAACCATACCCTCCACGAATCTGTCTTCACTCCTTCAGTGGTAAATCCGACGCTGTCAAGCAATATCTCAAACCATACATCCcagccaagatcttcttctcattctcgAAGACCAATAATTTGCGATcagatgaggagaggaaAAAGGCGGAAGATGCGATCAACATAGTGCCGGATAATCGGGTACTGGTTGAGAGTGATCTCCATACGGCTGGTCAGAGGATGGATaatgagcttgaggagatgTACCGCGTGATTTGTGAAGTTAAGGGGTGGGGGTTAGACGAGGGCATCGGGAAAATAGCTGATAACTACCGGGAGTTCGTTTTCGGTTGATATATAGTTGCCCTAGACATTACACGTCTGCAAAAACAAGGCCTGCAATCTTATACAAACACCTGGGATGAATCATTGTATGGGGAAATGTTGATTGAGAATTATGAAAGTTCTTAAAGTCCAGCTTGACCTGCAAGTCCTGCCAGGAAAGTCTATGCCATCGAATCTACGACGCACCAGTGCCGAAGAAATGAAACAAAAAAGTGTACACACGACACAATTCTAGCCTTACTTCTCGACTTCCACCGTCTggcttttcttctcctggtTCAGATATGTGCCCAAAACTTCAATGAGAAAACGCTCTCGGTGCAACAAGTGTCTTGGTccttgcttcttcaagaatCGCAATGCTGCAGACAGAATGAGAGGATGATGCTCTTCTGATACATCCAGAATGCTAGCCACACTGACTTGCACTCGAAGCTCCTGCGCCTTGACGAATAAGTGACCAATCTTCTTGTTCGAAACTAATCGCAGACTGAACTGTTCAAAGAGGTCATGCTTGACAAACAACTCTAAGACATCCTGTAGAgtatcctcttctccaaagaTCTGATCAAGACTGACGCCAGCGCCGTCTTGAATCGTATATCGCAGTTGAGAAGTCGACTCGAGCGCCTCAGTGATATTATCAACGGTCAGCGGCGGTATAGCAGATATGCAAGGTCGATCATATCCCACTCTGTGTCGCCACCAAACGTTGCAGAAGATCGAAGTGACAATGACGGGAATTAGAATACAATAACCCCACCATCTCTCAGCCGTAATCATTGAACCAACTCCTCCGAGAACATTCGCGATGCCGTTGAGGATGAAAAAGAGCTGAACGTTGAAACATCTCTGCTTTAACAACGGAAGTGATGGTGAGCCTTGAAGTTCTTTCTTAGCCACTTCGACGTGCGATCGCATCTTGGAGACAACCATGGAAGCCCAAATCGCACTAATGAGACCGAATAGCGCGATGGGAGCGTTGCCGAGATATCCGGATAGGATGTTACTCGCATGCCAAACCTTTCTGTTGGCGCCACCAATAGCCATGTATGTACCAATGCTGATCAACATAGCGCCCCCTCCCATCAACAAGTCCATCGCCCACCGATTAATTATTTCAATTCGTAGTTCCCTCGTCGTAATCTCGATAAAAACATCGAGGCCCCTCGATTCAGCCCCAGCAGGGAGATTCTCCTTCTCCGTCTCGAGGTATTGTTTCTGCTGTCTCAAGAACTTGATGTTTCTCCATGCCTTTCTCGAATCGAAGAATGCACAGATTGAGATGACGAAGGCAGCAGTTCCGCCGATGGCcatgaagacgatggcgtAGATGGGTACGGGGACATCGTTCCATACGTTGGCGGCAAAGTCGCCTGCGTTTGCGAGTTCGAGAAAACCGACGGCGGCGAAAAGATTGTTTCGGAGACGGTTGTCGTCGATACAAGACCATTGCGAGCGCTTCTTTGCGAGGGTGACCGAATCAGGGCCGGGGACGGGGAGCTCGGTCGGGGGAAGATCGTGAGGCATGGCGGATGCCGCTGGAGGGGCGTCGCactccttcatcatgatcgaGGCATCCATGACGAGAGATCTAGGAAGGACTCTTCATCTGTCAACAATGTTCACATAATGAAGTGCGTGAGAACTTACGAAAAAAGCTTGATAAGCCGGGTTATATACAAAGATATCACATGGGAAAGCCAAGAAAACAAAAGGACCAAGTACAGATCATTACACCGGTGAGTCACTGCAAACTTCTCCCTTGGCAGGAAACAAGAGATAttaaaaagaagaaaaaagaaagaaagtggCTTCTTAATTTAGGAGACGTTACGTACGTGGAGTGACAGATGCTCGGACGTTCCGACCGCTTCGTCGTTGCCGGGCTCCACTTTGAGGGCCGTTGCAGCCGAAGCTTGGGGTATCCACGATTCGATCATCCCGCGAGGCGCAGCACCCTGTTCACTGAAGGATAGCCCTACAATGACATGCACAGGTCGATGAGGTCTATAAAAGATAGGATGCTGATAGAATACTAGTtattgagcttgttgagatATCGTTAAAAAGGTAGAATGAGTGAAGAAACAGAGCATCACACAGGAAATCATCACTTGGCGCAGTGGAGATCACGGCATCTCCAAGCCGAAGGCCACGCAAGCCTTGGCGAATTTCCTTCACAGCAAGGCACGCAAATCACTCTCGTCTCCAAGGGGAAAGACACTTTCTCCAACAGGAATAGGGCACCCTCAATTGGTCACGGATGATACCGTAGGGCCGAACGCCCTGTGAGCACTAAATATAGCAGAACCTTGTACGGCGCCACCAATTGAAACGTTGCACCCTCACTAATAAGCATCTTGGCGTCTAGAATACTTCGGCCCCTCGACCACTTTCACAGGCTTTCGACCGGTTTgaacagcaacaccagctgTTAAGCTCAACCCATCGACATTAGCGCTCTTCTCCAACGCCCAGAGCGCGATACCGATCCAGTTATCACCCTTATAGTTTAAGATTCCTTCAGGGACAGGGAAGACTGTCTGGGGTCCCACGTTGGCGATGTATTTTCCGTATTGGAAACCGTTTACGTAGAGAATAGCGCGGTACGCACCTGTGCTGGAAgtgttgttcttgaagtTGAATGATAGAGGAATGTCGtgtgttgaagaagggaGGTTGAGGGGAAGTTTGGCTGTGTAGAATGACACGCCGGGCTTGGAAAGCCCTTTGAAGGGGGATCCGGATTTGAAGGAGGTTAGCGGAGGGGATGGGAGATGATAGCCTTGGCGCTCGAAGAAAAAGCCGCCTTCGTTGAGGGGACCGCGGAATTTGTCCTTGTAATTCTCGCCGCCGAGATTGCCGGTCAATTTCCACTTTGACACCTTGGTCTCTTTGCCAGAGTCTGAGGTGATGTGCCAGTCGAGAATTCCGCGAGGTTGCTTTGTCTCATCGACGCCGGGGACCCAGTTTCCGTTCAGGCCCATGTTGTCTACGATGACTGTAACGACGTGCTTCTTACCCTTTTCGGTCTTGGGAAGTTTGTATGTTGACGtgtcgttgttgttgttgccCCCGCCTGTGACGGACCCGACGAACTTGTCGTCGAGCCAGACTGAGCTTCCATAAGCGCGTCCGCCAAACGTCCACAGTTTGAGCTTGGACTCTGATCCAGAAGCTGTGAAGTGACCGCGGAAGATGAGTGCACCAGCGTTAAAGCCATAGTCACCAGAGTACAGTGAGACGGAGTTGTTAAGAGGCCACTTCGAGTTGAGAGTCTTCTTGATATCCGCCGTGCGCCACTTGGAATCATCGAAGTCCTTCTTTACTTCAGGAAGGCCGTCGATGTAGTGCCAATCCAATGACTTGACATCAGGAACTTTGACGGTGGGAAGCTTGATCTCTGGGTTGACCAGCCAGTTTCCAAGCTTAGACTTGGTAAAGGAAGTGTCCTTGCCATTGATAGACAGGCGAGATGTTCCTTTTGGTGCGCCGATGATCTCAACTGGTGTAGTGATGTTGAAGTCAGCTTGAACAGAAAGCTTGGAGccttcaacagcaacagaaCGGACGAGGTATGGgccgttgatgatgacggcgTCGGGGTTCATCACGGAAGATCCATACTCTCCACTCTTTTTGCTTGGGATAGTGGGTACCCAGTACTTGTACGCAGCATTGCGATCTAAACATGTCAACTAAGCCATCTAAGAGACGTGCGAAGACTTACCCAAGAGGTAGATGTAAAGAGATCCAGCCTGCACAACACGACGCTTGGTGCTAGTATTGAACTGAAACACCCCAGCtccgttcttcttctcaatcttcacACCATCACCCTCAACAACTTTAACCTTTTCCTGTCCCTTAACAGCAACTTCATGAACTTCATCAGCACCCCCATAAACCACAAGAACAGTCTTATCCCCAAGTACCTTCCACGTAAAAACCTCAGCAGTGCTATACAATAACTTAAACTTGCCAACGGGGTAATCCACAACATGGATCTTCGAATCTCGTCTATGCAGCGACAAAGATCCGCCAAGTTGAGGGATGGTTAGAGTTCCAGTGGAGGTCTTGACTTTGAGCTTATAAGATGCTGAAACAGTGGTTCGGTAGTCAGCGTGGCGTACGACGTAGAATGCATCATCTTTCTTGGTGGTTAGAGCTGTTACGGCGATGTTCTTGTTGTCGGTGTATTTTGTGGTTGTGAAGTTGCTTGCTTCTGCGATGGCGTAGTTTGGTGAGACGCGGAGGAATTGGCCTTGGAGCTTTATCTCGGAGTATTTCTCGCGGGTAATTGTTCGGTCTTCCTTGATAGCCTACCGACGTGTCAGTAAATTTCCCATGCATCGTTTCGTGCCCAATTACTCACTGCTCCATAGTCGTAAGAAGTGTAGCCATCGGAGTGGCCAAGATTACCCCAGTTCGTGCCGCCCCAAGTCTATGCCGTTAGCTATATCCACTGCATACTGAACCTACATAGATAGTACATACCATGTAGATAT
This window encodes:
- a CDS encoding S-adenosyl-L-methionine-dependent methyltransferase — protein: MNILLEHEYELKLGLMRKEIYYLHTNEITLISETYVILQGQPITTAISRIMNAPESDRTFSPKQALKPTPELYSEIVGDGMERLAAASLSCIGSFDDSEVIFHDVGCGLGAGTEAITSLKQDNIVIKGTDINDDVLEIYRQNIAKSQWPAEALKMDASNLEFPDETFTHCIGNAMLFVLPNDGVDAIKEMRRTLKQGGTAILNSWAHTPTIPAIHAAAKKTRPAGTPLPREGLDKWEDKEFLRDVIIKGGFEPEKVNFIQKDVHVTIGDLKRFATMIWSFIGGTSKAGWLESDEENWDIAVNAVVEALTQTEGYKKLEDGKNKIMFQAHVAVATK
- a CDS encoding Alpha/Beta hydrolase protein, with amino-acid sequence MKSWTKAILSLALLSPLICAKALWPKPSRGSFNIEDFTFDSGEIIDSLNISYQTLGELKVNSDGSNNAVVLLHGTTGSSAQFLVEEFAGALFNPGQPLDANEYFIIMRDAIGHGNSSKPSNTGLRASFPKYQYPDMIRADHLLLTEHFKLNRTRLTLGVSMGGMHTWMMGGEYPGFSDALMPIASFPVEIAGHNRLFRKFITELITIDPPWKGGDYEKQPAAGLGGALMIQLVLLSSPSYWQREFPTREAMDKYVDDRIIPRLEDFDANDQLYAWNASQTYNPKAGLKNIRVPLTAVNTADDLLNPSELGFLEDGIANDMTPGYGRAVTIPASNETSGHDSYIMASLWKDELKKILARSGAIEYLLNYNMSDSKQGGDLFDMAKDGTSIPGDAGNQNTISSVPNPHQRDGEAAGGLGSSDLAGAADNAVLSASEGRESGVGEGISATGHDIPQSVTGKPGGRGGTQGKEEIRRDTGAFANREN
- a CDS encoding glycoside hydrolase superfamily; this encodes MQLAITMDKLQTLVRWPWHWEEHDGILHGNNTSPPIPIAALAASTHAQNVFPRGTRPSNILDSRALLQDIVTFDEHSLFIHGERVTIFSAEIHPFRLPVASLYPDLFQKVKAMGFNMVSFYVDWALLEGKPGEFRSEGALDLQPFIDAAHEAGIYLLARPGPYINAEVSGGGFPGWLQRVKGFLRTNATDYLAATDNYVAHVAKIIAKAQITNGGPVILYQPENEYSAAQGTPFPNHDYLKYVNDQVRKAGVVVPLINNDAWQGGTGAPGTGPGAVDIYGHDGYPVGFDCANPYTWPKDGLPTTWHAEHEKISPNTPYSIIEFQGGGFDPPGGGGFDNCYELTNHEFARIFYKNNLAAGVTIFNIYMTWGGTNWGNLGHSDGYTSYDYGAAIKEDRTITREKYSEIKLQGQFLRVSPNYAIAEASNFTTTKYTDNKNIAVTALTTKKDDAFYVVRHADYRTTVSASYKLKVKTSTGTLTIPQLGGSLSLHRRDSKIHVVDYPVGKFKLLYSTAEVFTWKVLGDKTVLVVYGGADEVHEVAVKGQEKVKVVEGDGVKIEKKNGAGVFQFNTSTKRRVVQAGSLYIYLLDRNAAYKYWVPTIPSKKSGEYGSSVMNPDAVIINGPYLVRSVAVEGSKLSVQADFNITTPVEIIGAPKGTSRLSINGKDTSFTKSKLGNWLVNPEIKLPTVKVPDVKSLDWHYIDGLPEVKKDFDDSKWRTADIKKTLNSKWPLNNSVSLYSGDYGFNAGALIFRGHFTASGSESKLKLWTFGGRAYGSSVWLDDKFVGSVTGGGNNNNDTSTYKLPKTEKGKKHVVTVIVDNMGLNGNWVPGVDETKQPRGILDWHITSDSGKETKVSKWKLTGNLGGENYKDKFRGPLNEGGFFFERQGYHLPSPPLTSFKSGSPFKGLSKPGVSFYTAKLPLNLPSSTHDIPLSFNFKNNTSSTGAYRAILYVNGFQYGKYIANVGPQTVFPVPEGILNYKGDNWIGIALWALEKSANVDGLSLTAGVAVQTGRKPVKVVEGPKYSRRQDAY